The DNA sequence CTCCGAGCTGTTCTAGGGCAAGGCCTTGCTGAATCCATAGGGTCGTATCATCAGGACGAATCGCCAAGGCTTGTTCATACAGGGCGATCGCCCGTCGGAGTCCATCACCCAGGTTGTTAGACGTTATGCTCCTGCCCAATGCAGCCAGTTCTTCGGGATCGGTGATCGTACAGGTAGCCAGGGCCGCATAGTTACCCAGATCGGCTAGTACACTACACCGTTCAGCAATGGATAATGGATCATCTGGCTCTAGGCTAATTGCTCGATCAAAGGAAGACAGAGCTGTTTCTAATCGCCCCAGTTGCCGCAGGGCCAACCCCCGGTAATACCAGGCAAAGGCGGGAGAATCCGTGCCCCAGTTACCGTCGATTCTTAACGCCTGCTCACAGAAATCGACTGCTTCTTGATAGCGATCGAGATGGAAATGGGACGCACATTGACGGGCGATCGCTAGGGAATAATTGGGAGATTCCCCAATCACCCGGTTCAACGAAACGACCGCTTCTGCATAGTGACCGAGGTGAAACAGCGCCTCACTGCGCGTTGCCCAAATCTCCACATTATCGCGCCTCGGTTTTAAGGTAAGAGCTTCTTCGCAAGCTGCCAAGGCATCTTCATATTGACGCTCTTCTCCCATAAGCAAGCATTGTTCTGCCCAAAAATCAAAATCTTCTAGCTCAAAACTTGGCCGCTCAGCCTGGGCCCAATACTGAGGCCCATATCCTGGTTCTTGGCTTGCATCGATCGCTAGCACGTTGGATTGCGCTGGGTTTGTCATTCCATCCCAGACCACCAGGCTACCCAAAAGGGCGATCGTACCCAAAACTGTTGAGGTGCTACACCATGACGATCCCTTCATCCCATTCCCTTATGCCTTGATGATTAAGCAACACCGTCACACTGGTTCAAGTTAGTCCAGTGGTTGATTCTTCAAGCCCAACACCTCCGCCCTATCACCCCCATGCTGGGGAAAAGTAGAGCAACCCTATGACATTCCAAAGGCGATCGCCCCCAAGACGGCATCGAGACAGATTGGCTCTGACGTTGTACGTCCACAGATGATGATGCTCAAAGCTCTATAAATCCTGATTCTATGGATTGTGCTAGTCAAGGATAGCGCTAGCAAACGCCAAGCAGACTGCAAGACTTGAAGTTACAGACTAACTCAATTTTTTGTGATGTTCCAATACTGCCATAGATAGTGATGAAACGCTAACGCGACGCCATACTGGCCCAGAAAGATTAATAGAAGTTTATTAATTCTGTACCCATCCATGTAGCATCGAATACCATACAAGAAAGACTTGGATAATAACCTGCATCAGGTTGACTATATGTTGACTACATTGAGTTTAAGGTTTGACTGGACTACGTTAGGGGCGATCGCCTCCTATTGCCGAAATCATGACATGCTTATATATACTGTTTATGGCAATGGATATAAAATTACGTGAGAGGATGAAAAAAGTTACACTTATCGATTAACAATACTCAAACTTAGTCATAGATCATCAAGAACTGGGGTAACCTTGACAGAAATTAACTTAGAATTCAGGATGTTTGCGTAAAGTAGTACCCGATTGGGTGCATATATAGTTAGGACTGGCTAGATCAATACATGATACGCATAGCAAGTTTGGACGTTGCTGAATAGTAGTGCGACTCTGCCAGCGTTTGCAGGAGGTTTTAGTACTTCCAGTTCGAGGCTTACACTCTAATTCAGCAACACCCAAGTTTGTTATAGTCTTGGACATCCTGCTCAGTTTCATGTGTTAATCATGACCATGCGATGGATTCAGTTCACCTTCAATCCCCATGAGCTATGAACACTGCTCCTCCTTTCAGGTATTCCTGGACTTGGCACACTTTGCACTGCCTATCCATCATGGCTGGCTTAGCCGTAGCCGTGGGGTTACCATTCTTGATGAAATCTCCTGCCCTAGCTCAAGAAGAATCGTCTAGAGTCTTGAGGCTGCGGGAGACTCGTGACTGTGGTAGCTGTAGTCTCCGTGAGGCAAGGCTTAGAGATGCTTATCTACGAGGGGCTTACTTACGCAATGCCGATCTACGCAATGCTGATTTGCGCGGAGCTGATCTCAAAGATGCTTATTTGCAAGGGGCTGACTTGCGCGGTGCCGACTTACGCGACGCCGATCTACGTGGTGCTGACTTGCGTGGTGTGCGGTTGGATGGAGCAAATCTGACCGGAACCCGAATTGATACCAATACCCAATTAGCGGCTGAATGGTGTCAGGCCTGGGAACTGATCAATACCCCTAACATAACCCCCGATGCCATGACTGCTAATCAGGCTTTAGCTATTCCCTGCTGGAGCGAGACAGCGCACGATGCAAGGGCCGCTGATGAGTTTGCCATGGTTCTTCCATCCGGCGTGAATCTCAGTCATACGAACCTGGAAAATCTCACATTGGATGAGGATAGCGATTTAGAAGGCGCTAACTTGAGTAGTGCAAATTTATCAGGATCTGTCTTAAACAATGCAAATCTTCAGGATGCAGACCTAGCCTTTGCTAATTTGCAAGACGTAACGTTATATGGGGTCAACTTTGAAGATGCTGATCTCAGTGCTGCCGATTTATCAGGCAGCATTTTAATTGAAGGAAACTTTGAGGATGCCATTTTAGATCACGCTAATCTTGAACGTACATTGCTCAACTCAGCCAACTTAGAGGATGCTAGTTTACGGTATGCCAACTTAACCGATAGTATCTTAGTGGATGCTAATCTAGAGGACGCAGATCTATTTGGCGCAAATCTAGGTCGAGCCAATTTCACCCGAGCAACTTTAGAAGATGCTAATGTACGGGCTGTTCGCCTCAATTCTAGTACAGTATTCTTCAATGCTGATCTGCGCGGGACAGATTTAGGCGGAGCCAATCTTCAAGGTGTTGATTTAGGGACTGCAAATCTTGTACGCGTTGATTTGAGCGGTGCTACCTTGCGCAATGCTAACTTGCAAGGTACCCAATTGCAGCGGGCAGATTTAGTTGAAACCGACTTGAGCGGCAGCGATCTGAGCTATCTAGATCTAACGGGTGTCGATTTACAGGGCGCTAACTTAGCTGGAGCTAACCTCAGCCATGCCATCTTACATCGAGTCAATTTAGAGGGTGCAAATCTACAGGGAGCCGATTTAACCCATGTGGACTTAGCAGGATCTAACTTGAGAGAGGCTAATTTAGAACGGGCAAATTTAACCAATGCTGACTTACAAGGGGCTGACTTACAAGAAGCTAATTTGTTAGGGGCGACCCTTGAAGGCATCCAATTCGACCGAACTAATTTATGTAGTGTCATTCTACCGAGCGGGATTCCCTATCCTAGTTGTGATTAGGGTTCGTTGTTTTTTATGATTGACAACCCTTTGACTTTAGCGTAACTACATCTACATCTATCCCGATGGCTAATTCTCAGTTTTCTCACCTTTCCCCTGAACCTCTACATCGGCTATCTGTCTACGATGGACTGATGTTGAATGCTGAGCGTTGGTTGATTGCCCATGACTATCATCGTCGCCGGCAGAATTTACATTACCAAGCGCTCCATCTTCCGGGAATTGTCTATGGATTAGGAGTACGGGTGATTGAACCACCTGAGGATAGCTCAGGGAGCTATCGCAACCAAGATCGCAATAGGCAAGAACAGCGATGGATTGAGGTGCAGCCTGGAATGGCCATTGATACGGAAGGCAATCCTATCATTGTGGATGCAGATACCGATCGCACCTATCGAATTGCAGCTAAAGCTCCCGAGAGGGGTACTCGTACCGTCTATATTGTTGTTAGCTATGTTGAACCAGATTCCCTAGAGCGAAAGTCTCAGGAAATGGCGATCGCTGAACGATTTCGCCTAGATCAAAAAACAACTCCACCAACTCAGCGAGAGGTGGAGTTGTGTCGAGTGGTACTGACACCGGGAAAGGTATCATTATCCCGTCCTCAAGATGTATTTGCTCCTGCATCAAACCAACTCGACTTTCGATATCGTTGTCTAGCCCAAGTCCGCGCTCAGGGAACGGTCAACGTAGCTTCGCTTTCGTCTTGGTCTAATCAAACTGCTGAGAATTTTGAGTATTTGGTGCGATCTCTGCCTGCTCTCTATCCTCAACTCCAAGGGCAGGTGAGGGCAGAACCCTTGGCAAATGAGGTAGAAAGGCTTCCGAAGGTGCCATCCATTGCTCACCTTATGGCTTATGAGTTGCTATATCTAAAAGCCAAGGACTTTATATCCTTCGAACCTGAGGGTTTGAAATGTATTCAGGTGTTCCTCAGTCAGGGCGGCGTGA is a window from the Leptolyngbya sp. CCY15150 genome containing:
- a CDS encoding pentapeptide repeat-containing protein — encoded protein: MHCLSIMAGLAVAVGLPFLMKSPALAQEESSRVLRLRETRDCGSCSLREARLRDAYLRGAYLRNADLRNADLRGADLKDAYLQGADLRGADLRDADLRGADLRGVRLDGANLTGTRIDTNTQLAAEWCQAWELINTPNITPDAMTANQALAIPCWSETAHDARAADEFAMVLPSGVNLSHTNLENLTLDEDSDLEGANLSSANLSGSVLNNANLQDADLAFANLQDVTLYGVNFEDADLSAADLSGSILIEGNFEDAILDHANLERTLLNSANLEDASLRYANLTDSILVDANLEDADLFGANLGRANFTRATLEDANVRAVRLNSSTVFFNADLRGTDLGGANLQGVDLGTANLVRVDLSGATLRNANLQGTQLQRADLVETDLSGSDLSYLDLTGVDLQGANLAGANLSHAILHRVNLEGANLQGADLTHVDLAGSNLREANLERANLTNADLQGADLQEANLLGATLEGIQFDRTNLCSVILPSGIPYPSCD